The following coding sequences lie in one Arabidopsis thaliana chromosome 3, partial sequence genomic window:
- the UGT73C7 gene encoding UDP-glucosyl transferase 73C7 (UDP-glucosyl transferase 73C7 (UGT73C7); CONTAINS InterPro DOMAIN/s: UDP-glucuronosyl/UDP-glucosyltransferase (InterPro:IPR002213); BEST Arabidopsis thaliana protein match is: UDP-Glycosyltransferase superfamily protein (TAIR:AT2G36770.1); Has 7083 Blast hits to 7007 proteins in 427 species: Archae - 0; Bacteria - 435; Metazoa - 1539; Fungi - 21; Plants - 4999; Viruses - 33; Other Eukaryotes - 56 (source: NCBI BLink).), whose protein sequence is MCSHDPLHFVVIPFMAQGHMIPLVDISRLLSQRQGVTVCIITTTQNVAKIKTSLSFSSLFATINIVEVKFLSQQTGLPEGCESLDMLASMGDMVKFFDAANSLEEQVEKAMEEMVQPRPSCIIGDMSLPFTSRLAKKFKIPKLIFHGFSCFSLMSIQVVRESGILKMIESNDEYFDLPGLPDKVEFTKPQVSVLQPVEGNMKESTAKIIEADNDSYGVIVNTFEELEVDYAREYRKARAGKVWCVGPVSLCNRLGLDKAKRGDKASIGQDQCLQWLDSQETGSVLYVCLGSLCNLPLAQLKELGLGLEASNKPFIWVIREWGKYGDLANWMQQSGFEERIKDRGLVIKGWAPQVFILSHASIGGFLTHCGWNSTLEGITAGVPLLTWPLFAEQFLNEKLVVQILKAGLKIGVEKLMKYGKEEEIGAMVSRECVRKAVDELMGDSEEAEERRRKVTELSDLANKALEKGGSSDSNITLLIQDIMEQSQNQF, encoded by the coding sequence ATGTGTTCTCATGATCCTCTTCACTTCGTCGTAATACCCTTTATGGCCCAAGGCCATATGATCCCATTGGTCGACATCTCTAGGCTCTTGTCCCAGCGCCAAGGCGTGACTGTCTGCATCATCACAACTACTCAAAATGTAGCCAAGATCAAGACTTCACTCTCATTTTCCTCTTTGTTTGCGACTATCAACATCGTTGAAGTTAAGTTTCTGTCTCAACAAACGGGTTTGCCAGAAGGGTGCGAGAGTTTAGATATGTTGGCTTCAATGGGCGATATGGTGAAGTTCTTTGATGCTGCCAACTCACTTGAGGAGCAAGTTGAGAAAGCTATGGAAGAGATGGTTCAGCCGCGGCCAAGCTGCATCATTGGAGACATGAGCCTTCCTTTCACTTCAAGACTTGCCAAGAAATTCAAGATCCCCAAACTTATCTTCCATgggttttcttgtttcagcCTCATGTCTATACAAGTGGTTCGAGAAAGCGGGATCTTGAAAATGATAGAATCAAACGACGAGTATTTTGATTTGCCCGGCTTGCCTGACAAAGTTGAGTTCACGAAACCTCAGGTCTCTGTGTTGCAACCTGTTGAAGGAAATATGAAAGAGAGTACGGCCAAGATTATTGAAGCTGATAATGACTCTTATGGTGTTATTGTGAACACTTTTGAAGAGTTAGAGGTTGATTATGCAAGAGAATATAGGAAAGCAAGGGCTGGAAAAGTTTGGTGCGTTGGACCTGTTTCCTTGTGCAATAGGTTAGGGTTAGACAAAGCTAAAAGAGGAGATAAGGCTTCTATTGGTCAAGACCAATGTCTTCAATGGCTTGACTCTCAAGAAACTGGTTCAGTGCTCTACGTTTGCCTTGGAAGTCTATGTAATCTTCCCTTGGCTCAGCTCAAAGAGCTGGGACTAGGCCTTGAGGCATCTAATAAACCTTTCATATGGGTTATAAGAGAATGGGGAAAATATGGAGATTTAGCAAATTGGATGCAACAAAGCGGATTTGAAGAGCGGATCAAAGATAGAGGACTGGTGATCAAAGGTTGGGCGCCGCAAGTTTTCATCCTCTCACACGCATCCATTGGAGGGTTTTTGACTCACTGTGGATGGAACTCGACACTAGAAGGAATTACTGCAGGAGTTCCATTATTGACATGGCCTTTGTTTGCTGAACAATTCTTGAATGAGAAGTTAGTTGTGCAGATACTAAAAGCAGGGTTAAAGATAGGAGTAGAGAAATTGATGAAAtatggaaaagaagaggagataGGAGCGATGGTGAGCAGAGAATGTGTGAGAAAAGCTGTGGATGAGCTAATGGGTGATagtgaagaagcagaagagagaagaagaaaagttacaGAACTTAGTGACTTGGCAAATAAGGCTTTGGAAAAAGGAGGATCTTCAGATTCTAATATCACATTGCTCATTCAAGATATTATGGAGCaatcacaaaatcaattttaa
- a CDS encoding LOW protein: PPR containing protein, with product MALIQNPVQGTTSAYANEIAQLGFSRSVVQQHISSPVYFRCIPTISITPTMCSTKVPNERTEKMNSGLISTRHQVDPKKELSRILRTDAAVKGIERKANSEKYLTLWPKAVLEALDEAIKENRWQSALKIFNLLRKQHWYEPRCKTYTKLFKVLGNCKQPDQASLLFEVMLSEGLKPTIDVYTSLISVYGKSELLDKAFSTLEYMKSVSDCKPDVFTFTVLISCCCKLGRFDLVKSIVLEMSYLGVGCSTVTYNTIIDGYGKAGMFEEMESVLADMIEDGDSLPDVCTLNSIIGSYGNGRNMRKMESWYSRFQLMGVQPDITTFNILILSFGKAGMYKKMCSVMDFMEKRFFSLTTVTYNIVIETFGKAGRIEKMDDVFRKMKYQGVKPNSITYCSLVNAYSKAGLVVKIDSVLRQIVNSDVVLDTPFFNCIINAYGQAGDLATMKELYIQMEERKCKPDKITFATMIKTYTAHGIFDAVQELEKQMISSDIGKKRLTE from the exons ATGGCATTGATACAAAATCCTGTTCAAGGAACTACTTCCGCGTACGCCAATGAGATCGCACAACTTGGTTTTTCTCG AAGCGTGGTTCAGCAACATATATCTTCCCCTGTTTATTTTCGGTGTATACCAACTATTTCAATAACGCCCACAATGTGTTCGACAAAGGTCCCCAACGAACGTACAGAGAAAATGAATTCTGGTTTGATCTCAACAAGACACCAAGTAGATCCTAAGAAAGAATTGTCTCGGATTCTGAGAACAGATGCTGCTGTGAAGGGCATTGAGAGGAAAGCCAATTCCGAAAAGTACTTAACTTTATGGCCAAAAGCTGTTCTAGAAGCTCTTGACGAAGCTATCAAAGAGAATCGATGGCAGTCTGCTCTCAAG ATTTTCAATCTTCTTAGGAAGCAGCATTGGTATGAACCAAGATGCAAAACTTATACAAAGCTGTTTAAAGTGCTTGGGAATTGTAAACAGCCTGATCAAGCCAGCTTGCTTTTCGAAGTTATGTTATCTGAAGGATTGAAACCAACCATTGATGTGTATACCTCTCTTATCTCTGTTTATGGCAAAAGCGAGCTTCTAGACAAGGCGTTTTCTACACTTGAGTATATGAAATCTGTTAGTGACTGCAAGCCAGATGTGTTCACCTTTACTGTTCTCATCAGTTGTTGCTGCAAACTGGGTCGGTTTGATCTGGTTAAAAGTATCGTTCTTGAGATGTCGTATCTTGGAGTTGGATGCAGCACGGTTACTTACAATACTATTATTGATGGGTATGGAAAGGCTGGAATGTTTGAGGAAATGGAAAGTGTTCTGGCTGATATGATCGAGGACGGAGATTCTCTTCCGGATGTTTGTACGCTTaactcgatcattgggtcaTATGGAAATGGTCGCAACATGAGGAAGATGGAGAGCTGGTATAGTCGGTTCCAGCTGATGGGGGTGCAACCGGATATCACTACATTTAACATACTGATCCTGTCATTTGGAAAAGCTGGTATGTATAAGAAGATGTGCTCTGTTATGGATTTTATGGAGAAAAGGTTCTTCTCCCTGACGACTGTCACTTACAATATAGTGATTGAGACGTTTGGAAAAGCTGGAAGAATTGAGAAAATGGATGATGTATTCAGGAAAATGAAGTATCAAGGAGTGAAACCAAACTCAATCACTTATTGTTCGCTTGTTAACGCGTATAGCAAAGCAGGTCTTGTCGTTAAGATAGATTCGGTTTTGAGGCAAATTGTGAATTCAGATGTGGTACTGGATACACCGTTCTTCAATTGCATAATCAATGCATATGGTCAGGCTGGTGATTTGGCTACAATGAAAGAATTATACATACAaatggaagagagaaaatgtAAGCCTGATAAAATCACTTTTGCTACTATGATCAAAACCTATACTGCTCATGGGATATTCGATGCAGTCCAGGAACTCGAGAAACAAATGATTTCCTCTG ATATAGGCAAGAAGAGGCTTACGGAGTGA
- a CDS encoding LOW protein: PPR containing protein, translating to MALIQNPVQGTTSAYANEIAQLGFSRSVVQQHISSPVYFRCIPTISITPTMCSTKVPNERTEKMNSGLISTRHQVDPKKELSRILRTDAAVKGIERKANSEKYLTLWPKAVLEALDEAIKENRWQSALKIFNLLRKQHWYEPRCKTYTKLFKVLGNCKQPDQASLLFEVMLSEGLKPTIDVYTSLISVYGKSELLDKAFSTLEYMKSVSDCKPDVFTFTVLISCCCKLGRFDLVKSIVLEMSYLGVGCSTVTYNTIIDGYGKAGMFEEMESVLADMIEDGDSLPDVCTLNSIIGSYGNGRNMRKMESWYSRFQLMGVQPDITTFNILILSFGKAVIETFGKAGRIEKMDDVFRKMKYQGVKPNSITYCSLVNAYSKAGLVVKIDSVLRQIVNSDVVLDTPFFNCIINAYGQAGDLATMKELYIQMEERKCKPDKITFATMIKTYTAHGIFDAVQELEKQMISSDIGKKRLTE from the exons ATGGCATTGATACAAAATCCTGTTCAAGGAACTACTTCCGCGTACGCCAATGAGATCGCACAACTTGGTTTTTCTCG AAGCGTGGTTCAGCAACATATATCTTCCCCTGTTTATTTTCGGTGTATACCAACTATTTCAATAACGCCCACAATGTGTTCGACAAAGGTCCCCAACGAACGTACAGAGAAAATGAATTCTGGTTTGATCTCAACAAGACACCAAGTAGATCCTAAGAAAGAATTGTCTCGGATTCTGAGAACAGATGCTGCTGTGAAGGGCATTGAGAGGAAAGCCAATTCCGAAAAGTACTTAACTTTATGGCCAAAAGCTGTTCTAGAAGCTCTTGACGAAGCTATCAAAGAGAATCGATGGCAGTCTGCTCTCAAG ATTTTCAATCTTCTTAGGAAGCAGCATTGGTATGAACCAAGATGCAAAACTTATACAAAGCTGTTTAAAGTGCTTGGGAATTGTAAACAGCCTGATCAAGCCAGCTTGCTTTTCGAAGTTATGTTATCTGAAGGATTGAAACCAACCATTGATGTGTATACCTCTCTTATCTCTGTTTATGGCAAAAGCGAGCTTCTAGACAAGGCGTTTTCTACACTTGAGTATATGAAATCTGTTAGTGACTGCAAGCCAGATGTGTTCACCTTTACTGTTCTCATCAGTTGTTGCTGCAAACTGGGTCGGTTTGATCTGGTTAAAAGTATCGTTCTTGAGATGTCGTATCTTGGAGTTGGATGCAGCACGGTTACTTACAATACTATTATTGATGGGTATGGAAAGGCTGGAATGTTTGAGGAAATGGAAAGTGTTCTGGCTGATATGATCGAGGACGGAGATTCTCTTCCGGATGTTTGTACGCTTaactcgatcattgggtcaTATGGAAATGGTCGCAACATGAGGAAGATGGAGAGCTGGTATAGTCGGTTCCAGCTGATGGGGGTGCAACCGGATATCACTACATTTAACATACTGATCCTGTCATTTGGAAAAGCTG TGATTGAGACGTTTGGAAAAGCTGGAAGAATTGAGAAAATGGATGATGTATTCAGGAAAATGAAGTATCAAGGAGTGAAACCAAACTCAATCACTTATTGTTCGCTTGTTAACGCGTATAGCAAAGCAGGTCTTGTCGTTAAGATAGATTCGGTTTTGAGGCAAATTGTGAATTCAGATGTGGTACTGGATACACCGTTCTTCAATTGCATAATCAATGCATATGGTCAGGCTGGTGATTTGGCTACAATGAAAGAATTATACATACAaatggaagagagaaaatgtAAGCCTGATAAAATCACTTTTGCTACTATGATCAAAACCTATACTGCTCATGGGATATTCGATGCAGTCCAGGAACTCGAGAAACAAATGATTTCCTCTG ATATAGGCAAGAAGAGGCTTACGGAGTGA
- a CDS encoding LOW protein: PPR containing protein yields MCSTKVPNERTEKMNSGLISTRHQVDPKKELSRILRTDAAVKGIERKANSEKYLTLWPKAVLEALDEAIKENRWQSALKIFNLLRKQHWYEPRCKTYTKLFKVLGNCKQPDQASLLFEVMLSEGLKPTIDVYTSLISVYGKSELLDKAFSTLEYMKSVSDCKPDVFTFTVLISCCCKLGRFDLVKSIVLEMSYLGVGCSTVTYNTIIDGYGKAGMFEEMESVLADMIEDGDSLPDVCTLNSIIGSYGNGRNMRKMESWYSRFQLMGVQPDITTFNILILSFGKAGMYKKMCSVMDFMEKRFFSLTTVTYNIVIETFGKAGRIEKMDDVFRKMKYQGVKPNSITYCSLVNAYSKAGLVVKIDSVLRQIVNSDVVLDTPFFNCIINAYGQAGDLATMKELYIQMEERKCKPDKITFATMIKTYTAHGIFDAVQELEKQMISSGENLDIL; encoded by the exons ATGTGTTCGACAAAGGTCCCCAACGAACGTACAGAGAAAATGAATTCTGGTTTGATCTCAACAAGACACCAAGTAGATCCTAAGAAAGAATTGTCTCGGATTCTGAGAACAGATGCTGCTGTGAAGGGCATTGAGAGGAAAGCCAATTCCGAAAAGTACTTAACTTTATGGCCAAAAGCTGTTCTAGAAGCTCTTGACGAAGCTATCAAAGAGAATCGATGGCAGTCTGCTCTCAAG ATTTTCAATCTTCTTAGGAAGCAGCATTGGTATGAACCAAGATGCAAAACTTATACAAAGCTGTTTAAAGTGCTTGGGAATTGTAAACAGCCTGATCAAGCCAGCTTGCTTTTCGAAGTTATGTTATCTGAAGGATTGAAACCAACCATTGATGTGTATACCTCTCTTATCTCTGTTTATGGCAAAAGCGAGCTTCTAGACAAGGCGTTTTCTACACTTGAGTATATGAAATCTGTTAGTGACTGCAAGCCAGATGTGTTCACCTTTACTGTTCTCATCAGTTGTTGCTGCAAACTGGGTCGGTTTGATCTGGTTAAAAGTATCGTTCTTGAGATGTCGTATCTTGGAGTTGGATGCAGCACGGTTACTTACAATACTATTATTGATGGGTATGGAAAGGCTGGAATGTTTGAGGAAATGGAAAGTGTTCTGGCTGATATGATCGAGGACGGAGATTCTCTTCCGGATGTTTGTACGCTTaactcgatcattgggtcaTATGGAAATGGTCGCAACATGAGGAAGATGGAGAGCTGGTATAGTCGGTTCCAGCTGATGGGGGTGCAACCGGATATCACTACATTTAACATACTGATCCTGTCATTTGGAAAAGCTGGTATGTATAAGAAGATGTGCTCTGTTATGGATTTTATGGAGAAAAGGTTCTTCTCCCTGACGACTGTCACTTACAATATAGTGATTGAGACGTTTGGAAAAGCTGGAAGAATTGAGAAAATGGATGATGTATTCAGGAAAATGAAGTATCAAGGAGTGAAACCAAACTCAATCACTTATTGTTCGCTTGTTAACGCGTATAGCAAAGCAGGTCTTGTCGTTAAGATAGATTCGGTTTTGAGGCAAATTGTGAATTCAGATGTGGTACTGGATACACCGTTCTTCAATTGCATAATCAATGCATATGGTCAGGCTGGTGATTTGGCTACAATGAAAGAATTATACATACAaatggaagagagaaaatgtAAGCCTGATAAAATCACTTTTGCTACTATGATCAAAACCTATACTGCTCATGGGATATTCGATGCAGTCCAGGAACTCGAGAAACAAATGATTTCCTCTGGTGAGAATTTAGATATCCTCtaa